Proteins encoded in a region of the Labrus mixtus chromosome 19, fLabMix1.1, whole genome shotgun sequence genome:
- the spata13 gene encoding uncharacterized protein spata13 yields MSKAEQKDRILSTSEDPLPILQNAKADPLIRSRPLSDIYPFHTQADRSEVPYLLSGCGAQVQPVTAGPDENKLNQINSSAWSNPVIGQPEGKPYSARIMRLFSNSRKGPINAHSTSTDSPTSSNSSGSDSAPQSWSGLSGLGVVDSFKKLRSSVLQGIQSRGTIGQEGDQIPYSNQEMTNGMVVANVGPGPDDATNHLKFSGGNSVSNGGHSGQKLSVMCQCGSDIEDYDDEETDEGDGLSRNARFSRSIRRAYGAGRISLFDTGNERLPGRSTNEVTDSQKPDQTSKTNSQTRIMNPNTNVRVLSRLSKSAENLHIFKAPFRRKAAAPGPQSSQEEPQRTCPSNEAPSIQRTASASSVDLRGHAGRKIPVKTKGPMLKPVGSLTDMTVRQRRSPSPSSTSPSPMSPLSRLHDDYSRRVPCLTTSERQRRPSPIRARVLSAEHNPIVYSQPDVGLQQHQVLISPIPVETEQTSPGFSAHYETLSEATTSDFKKTAEYDSSPLNQEEPSQSQEETEVEEIPNEMSTETQQSESFLQTEDTSPATSSTPPPISPACLSESPTSSTDASPDSTETSSIKPRRRNGRPRPRPISDYAQLVSRKHSIPEEVAELCCEDRTAKASLHKDCSGDNIYGNGESLESCSMSNGDIQGSKQRPISVIGVVDVFCPDAEEKDGRRPSPRSRPPIPSHQVPPYRAVSARFRPSTLSQSTPIGLDRVGRRKLHRVLSDGMSGCSATLDDSVSEEEGSFDELTDGTPYLQLGVELSVLNEWISSGHTVYAEALWDHVTMEEQELAFKAGDVIRVLDASHKDWWWGRGADREAWFPSSFVRVRVNQEDSSAESVESVADPEDPAPRDTHSTQHKEQMRTNVVQEIMNTERIYIKHLKDICEGYIRQCRKHPDMFTELQLKTIFSNIEDIYRFQRQFLKDLEKKYNKVQPHLSEIGACFLLQGEGFSIYSDYCNTHPAASAELQRLMKSGKYKHFFEACRLLQQMIDISIAGFLLTPVQKICKYPLQLGELLKYTPKDHSDYSGVSEAYEAMKNVASLINERKRRLESIDTIAHWQVAILRWEGSNVLERSSDLIHSGELTRVVRQGKMQQRSFFLFDHQLVFCKKDVLRRDLLHYRGRLDMDQTEVVDMPDGRDPDLGLSLRNAMRLRNASTLEFVCVLCCRKPDDKQRWLEAFAKERHRVKEDQEMGMEISEEQRKQAIVNARRAKQGKNKTIGYSTSVPPHHQNLHPLHQRHITIPTSVPQQQVFSLAEPPKRKPYHLLYSITRNAFFRK; encoded by the exons ATGAGCAAG GCAGAACAGAAGGACAGGATCTTGTCCACAAGTGAGGACCCTCTCCCGATCCTCCAAAACGCTAAAGCTGACCCGCTGATCCGAAGCCGACCCCTCAGTGATATATACCCATTCCACACTCAAGCTGATAGAAGTGAGGTGCCATATCTGCTGTCTGGGTGTGGCGCCCAAGTTCAGCCAGTGACTGCAGGTCctgatgaaaacaaattaaaccaaaTAAACTCCTCTGCCTGGTCCAACCCTGTTATAGGTCAGCCTGAGGGAAAGCCTTACTCCGCAAGAATTATGAGGCTTTTTTCTAACTCCAGGAAAGGTCCCATCAATGCTCATAGTACATCCACTGACAGTCCCACCTCTTCTAACAGCAGTGGCAGCGACTCTGCCCCCCAATCCTGGTCAGGTCTTTCAGGACTCGGTGTTGTGGACTCCTTTAAAAAGCTCCGGTCCTCTGTGCTACAGGGTATACAGAGTAGAGGGACAATCGGCCAAGAGGGAGATCAAATCCCATATTCAAATCAGGAAATGACTAATGGTATGGTTGTAGCCAATGTTGGCCCTGGTCCAGACGATGCaacaaatcatttaaagttTTCAGGAGGAAACAGTGTGTCTAACGGAGGTCATTCTGGCCAAAAGTTGTCAGTGATGTGCCAGTGTGGATCAGATATTGAGGACTATGACGATGAGGAAACTGATGAAGGAGATGGTCTCTCACGCAATGCACGATTTTCAAGGAGTATCAGGAGAGCGTATGGAGCAGGACGCATCTCTTTATTTGACACGGGGAATGAGAGACTTCCAGGAAGAAGCACAAATGAAGTCACAGACAGCCAGAAACCAGATCAGACATCAAAGACCAATTCTCAAACAAGGATCATGAATCCTAACACAAATGTAAGGGTGCTGAGCAGACTGAGCAAAAGCGCTGAAAATCTTCACATATTTAAGGCACCTTTCAGGCGCAAGGCAGCAGCCCCAGGACCTCAATCTTCTCAGGAAGAACCCCAGAGAACTTGCCCATCAAATGAGGCACCAAGCATCCAGAGGACAGCCAGTGCATCCTCAGTGGACCTCCGTGGCCACGCTGGGAGAAAGATCCCTGTAAAGACCAAGGGGCCGATGCTAAAGCCAGTAGGAAGCCTGACTGATATGACTGTCAGACAGAGGCGAAGTCCGTCCCCAAGCTCCACCTCTCCTTCGCCCATGTCCCCCCTGAGCCGTCTCCATGACGACTACTCCCGCCGCGTGCCTTGCCTAACAACCAGTGAGCGACAGCGGCGGCCCTCGCCCATCAGAGCCAGGGTCCTGTCTGCCGAACACAACCCTATAGTTTATTCACAGCCTGATGTCGGCCTACAGCAGCACCAGGTCCTCATCAGCCCGATTCCTGTGGAGACAGAGCAGACCTCACCTGGTTTCTCTGCTCATTacgaaactctgagtgaagccACAAcaagtgattttaaaaagacTGCAGAATATGATTCATCTCCACTGAACCAAGAAGAGCCATCACAAAGTCAAGAAGAGACTGAGGTAGAAGAGATACCGAAcgag AtgtcaacagaaacacaacagtcAGAATCATTTCTCCAAACAGAGGATACCTCACCAGCAACCAGCAGCACTCCTCCTCCTATCTCTCCAGCATGCCTCTCAGAGTCTCCAACATCATCAACAGACGCTTCACCAGATTCGACAGAAACATCCTCCATCAAGCCCAGGAGAAGGAATGGACGCCCTAGACCTCGGCCCATCTCTGATTACGCACAGCTCGTTTCCAGGAAGCATTCCATTCCTGAGGAAGTGGCCGAGTTGTGTTGTGAGGATAGGACAGCAAAAGCATCTTTGCATAAAGACTGCAGTGGTGATAACATCTACGGGAATGGAGAAAGCCTCGAGAGCTGCAGCATGTCAAACGGAGACATACAAGGGAGTAAGCAGCGGCCAATCTCTGTGATAGGAGTTGTGGATGTGTTTTGTCCTGATGCTGAGGAGAAGGATGGCCGCCGTCCTTCT CCCCGGTCACGGCCACCCATCCCCTCCCACCAGGTGCCCCCCTACAGAGCAGTATCAGCCAGGTTCCGCCCCTCCACCCTCTCCCAGAGCACCCCCATCGGGCTGGACCGCGTCGGACGGCGTAAGCTCCACAGAGTGCTCAGCG ATGGCATGTCGGGGTGCTCAGCAACTCTTGATGACAGCGTgagtgaggaggagggcagCTTTGATGAGCTCACTGATGGCACGCCCTACCTCCAGCTGGGGGTGGAGCTCTCGGTGCTCAATGAG tgGATAAGCTCTGGACACACAGTGTACGCTGAGGCTCTCTGGGACCATGTGACCATGGAGGAGCAGGAGCTGGCCTTCAAAGCTGGAGACGTTATCCGTGTCCTGGATGCCTCGCACAAGGACTGGTGGTGGGGCAGGGGGGCTGACAGGGAGGCCTGGTTCCCCTCCAGCTTTGTGAGG GTGCGAGTGAACCAAGAGGACTCGAGTGCGGAGAGTGTGGAGAGTGTAGCAGACCCAGAAGACCCAGCTCCCAGAGACACGCACAGCACGCAGCACAAGGAGCAGATGAGAACCAATGTGGTTCAAGAAATCATGAATACTGAACGCATCTACATCAAGCACCTGAAGGACATCTGTGAG GGTTACATCCGTCAGTGCCGCAAACACCCAGACATGTtcactgagctgcagctgaagacCATCTTCAGTAACATAGAGGACATCTACAGGTTTCAGAGGCAGTTTCTGAAAGATCTGGAGAAGAAGTACAACAAAGTGCAACCACATCTCAGTGAAATAGGAGCCTGCTTTCTCTTGCAG GGAGAGGGCTTCTCCATCTACTCGGACTACTGTAACACTCACCCAGCAGCCTCTGCTGAGCTGCAGCGTCTCATGAAGTCaggaaaatacaaacatttctttGAGGCCTGCAGGCTTCTCCAGCAGATGATTGACATTTCCATCGCTGGTTTCTTGCTCACACCCGTCCAAAAGATCTGTAAATACCCTCTACAGCTGGGAGAACTGCTGAAGTACACCCCCAAAGACCACAG TGACTACAGTGGAGTGAGTGAAGCATATGAGGCAATGAAGAATGTGGCGAGTTTGATCAACGAGAGGAAGAGACGACTTGAGAGCATCGACACAATCGCACACTGGCAGGTGGCCATTCTACGCTGGGAG GGATCCAATGTGTTGGAGCGCAGCTCAGATCTGATCCACTCGGGTGAGCTGACCCGAGTTGTCAGACAAGGAAAAATGCAACAGCGCAGCTTCTTCTTGTTTGACCACCAGTTGGTCTTCTGTAAGAAAGACGTCCTGCGCAGAGACCTGCTCCACTACCGTGGACGGCTGGATATGGACCAGACCGAGGTGGTGGATATGCCTGATGGGCGGGACCCAGACCTGGGCCTGTCCCTGAGAAACGCTATGCGGCTACGCAACGCATCCACtctggagtttgtgtgtgtgctgtgctgcAGGAAGCCTGATGACAAGCAGAGGTGGTTGGAGGCATTTGCAaaggagagacacagagtcaAGGAAGACCAAGAAATGG GCATGGAGATCAGCGAGGAGCAAAGAAAACAGGCCATTGTTAATGCGAGAAGAGCCAAACAGGGGAAGAACAAAA CCATTGGTTACTCTACTTCTGTTCCACCACATCACCAAAACCTCCACCCACTTCACCAGCGTCACATCACCATTCCAACCAGCGTGCCTCAGCAGCAGGTCTTTTCACTGGCGGAGCCCCCAAAACGAAAGCCTTATCACCTGTTGTACAGCATCACACGCAACGcctttttcagaaaatga
- the tmprss7 gene encoding transmembrane protease serine 7, with protein sequence MGTESEEYKPTRGDNDDSSQQDAASIADVSVEVATVDHTLQMLRRMYRKTRRKPKGLQRLWIHLLNIPHLAIIIAGVVFVVVVVMWSLLWVFIFRRESNSGVYFAGMFRVADVEFIPEYRQAESHEFVSMANNIQHVVSNVYKMSSVARLYKQAVISDLSNNNKGGVLVHFWMVFVVPQLKSPAVCEECVGAIFRDSVHTSMKNRSSVGYLLGLPVDIDSILINAVQRSDYSSNGAGSQCVDKLYANLPGSSVPLNVFPSWGGVTCHVKLTAVPGSLIRLTVSVFHIEPSDCVNDALTVYDALLPMRGRILHRMCEPVSSSFSLVSTSNVMLLSFRMTNGNKSFRGHFEAIAGEICMSHIETQLKPETSGQIYSPFYPSLLPPQCACTWKFKTPNRDLGVALHFENYVLKPKNMKACDQGWWKINDIIFCGSYVGHQTMFRVADHRPEVEFRCSSRNSAQPFQASYSSYNISQPCPESHFLCSTGLCVEKSRRCDGLDDCQDESDEVFCSRPTKNCGGESPLHPLFVCNGEKDCINGRDEINCTQETTCSAIRYQCESGSCILKKNAKCDGVNDCQDRSDEADCACGRPFVVTKVGSSAGAERIVGGDNSMEGEWPWQVSLHFSGNLYCGASVLSSDWLISAAHCFRKQRLSDPRYWSAHLGMLTQNSAKHVAEIQRIVVHEYYNAYTFDYDIALLQLKKPWPASLNPLVQPVCLPPPSHTVTHSHRCWVTGWGYRSEEDKVLPSVLQKAEVSIMSQTECKKSYGPVSSRMLCAGVSSGERDACRGDSGGPLTCQAPGGGRWFLMGIVSWGAGCGRPNLPGVYTRVNKFTSWIYSHIS encoded by the exons ATGGGCACAGAAAGCGAGGAGTACAAGCCAACGAGGGGAGATAACGATGATTCTTCTCAACAGGATGCTGCCAGT ATTGCAGATGTGTCTGTGGAGGTGGCCACAGTGGACCACACTCTTCAAATGCTCCGCAGGATGTACAGGAAGACTCGACGGAAACCAAAGGGCCTCCAAAGGCTTTGGATCCATCTGCTGAACATCCCACACCTTGCAATCATCATCGCAGGCGTGGtgtttgtggtggtggtggtcatGTGGTCACTGCTGTGGGTCTTCATAT TCCGCAGAGAAAGCAACAGTGGAGTGTACTTTGCTGGGATGTTCCGTGTTGCCGATGTGGAGTTCATCCCTGAGTACCGCCAGGCAGAGTCCCATGAGTTTGTATCCATGGCAAACAATATCCAGCACGTG GTGAGCAATGTGTACAAGATGTCTTCAGTGGCCAGACTCTACAAGCAGGCTGTCATTTCAGACCTCAG taacaacaacaaaggcgGTGTGCTGGTTCATTTCTGGATGGTGTTCGTAGTCCCTCAGCTGAAGAGCCCGGCAGTGTGTGAGGAGTGTGTGGGAGCCATATTTAGAGACTCAGTCCACACCAGCATGAAGAACAGGTCCTCTGTAGGCTATCTGCTGGGTCTCCCAGTTGACATAGACTCCATCCTTATTAATG CTGTTCAGAGATCAGATTATTCATCAAATGGAGCAG GCTCACAGTGTGTCGATAAGCTGTATGCCAACCTTCCTGGGTCAAGTGTCCCTTTAAACGTCTTCCCCTCATGGGGCGGTGTGACCTGCCATGTAAAACTCACGGCTGTCCCCGGCTCTCTGATCCGTCTGACCGTCTCCGTGTTCCACATCGAGCCCAGTGACTGTGTGAATGACGCTCTGACTGTGTACGATGCTCTGCTGCCCATGAGAGGGCGCATTCTGCACAG GATGTGTGAGCCGGTGTCCAGCTCATTCTCCCTGGTGTCTACCTCTAATGTCATGCTGCTGTCCTTCAGGATGACTAACGGCAACAAGAGCTTCAGGGGACACTTTGAGGCCATTGCTGGGGAAA tttgTATGTCTCATATTGAGACCCAGTTAAAACCTGAAACCTCAGGGCAGATCTACAGCCCCTTCTACCCCAGCCTTTTGCCCCCTCAGTGTGCCTGCACCTGGAAGTTTAAG accccTAACAGGGATTTAGGAGTTGCGTTACACTTTGAGAACTATGTACTGAAACCAAAGAACATGAAGGCCTGTGACCAGGGCTGGTGGAAGATCAATGATATCAT TTTCTGTGGCAGCTACGTGGGACATCAAACCATGTTTCGGGTCGCTGACCACCGTCCAGAGGTGGAGTTTCGCTGCAGCTCGCGTAACTCTGCTCAGCCTTTTCAGGCGTCTTACAGCAGCTACAATATCAGCCAAC CCTGTCCAGAGAGCCACTTCCTGTGCTCCACGGGACTGTGTGTGGAGAAGAGCCGACGCTGTGACGGTCTGGACGACTGCCAGGATGAGAGTGACGAGGTTTTCTGTT CGAGGCCAACGAAGAACTGTGGAGGCGAAAGTCCTCTGCATCCTTTGTTTGTATGCAACGGAGAGAAAGACTGCATCAATGGAAGAGATGAGATCAACTGCACTCAGG AAACAACGTGCTCTGCCATCAGATATCAGTGCGAAAGTGGCTCCTGCATCCTGAAGAAGAACGCAAAGTGTGATGGTGTGAATGACTGTCAGGACCGCAGTGATGAGGCCGACTGCG CCTGTGGTCGCCCCTTTGTGGTTACGAAGGTGGGTTCATCTGCAGGAGCAGAGCGTATTGTGGGCGGAGATAACTCTATGGAGGGGGAGTGGCCTTGGCAGGTCAGCCTCCACTTCTCTGGTAACCTGTACTGTGGtgcttctgtcctctcctctgattggctcataTCAGCAGCACACTGCTTCCGCAAGCAACG ACTGTCTGACCCGCGTTACTGGAGTGCCCACCTTGGCATGCTGACACAGAACAGTGCCAAACATGTGGCGGAGATCCAGCGGATTGTGGTGCATGAGTATTACAACGCGTACACGTTTGACTACGACAtcgctctgctgcagctgaagaagcCCTGGCCTGCATCCCTCAACCCGCTGGTGCAGCCTGTGTGCTTGCCTCCCCCGTCCCACACTGTCACCCACAGCCACCGCTGCTGGGTCACCGGATGGGGATACCGCTCTGAGGAGG ACAAAGTGCTGCCATCAGTGCTGCAGAAAGCTGAGGTGTCCATAATGAGTCAGACTGAGTGTAAGAAAAGCTACGGACCCGTCTCATCCCGCATGCTGTGTGCTGGGGTATCCTCTGGAGAGCGGGACGCCTGCAGG GGTGATTCAGGGGGCCCGCTGACCTGTCAGGCACCAGGCGGAGGTCGCTGGTTCCTCATGGGCATTGTCAGCTGGGGGGCGGGCTGTGGCCGACCAAACCTGCCAGGGGTCTACACCAGGGTTAACAAGTTCACCTCATGGATCTACAGCCATATCAGCTGA